The DNA sequence ATAGCTATTTGCAAAAAATTTACAGGTGAAAATTATGAAATTTGGGGCTGGAGGTTGCTCTTCTATTTCTGCTTTATTATGGGCATAATAGGCTTCTTAATAAGATACATAATGGAAGAGAGCCTAGCATATAAAATTCATGGTCAAAATAAAAGCTTATCTGATTCTCCATTTTTAGAATTAATCAGGGACTATAAAAAGGCATTTGTGCTAGCAATTGGGCTTGGCGTTGCCCAAAATGCAATTGTTTATTCAGCAATCATGTTTTACAACATATCTGTCAAAGAACTTACTTTCTCAGGCATTGATATTAAAAATGTAGTAAGGATTGTGGTTGAAATCACATTCGGAACGTCTGCAGTGCTGTTTGCAATACTGTCTGATAAAGTTGGAAGAAAAAACGTGATAATTCCTACATTAGTAGCTTTAGCTTGCATCAGTTTGCCGGCACTTTCGCTATTATCACATAATAATCACTATATTATAACGCTCACTTTCCTATTAATAAGTGTGCCGATAGGTGCATCTTTTGGAATATATAATTCTCTCGCCTGTGAGTTATTTCCAACGAAAGTTAGGTGTACCGGCTTCAGTTTAGCTCATAACATATCAGCAGGTATTTTTGGTGGCCTTTCTCCATCGATATGCATGTGGCTTATAGAAAGAACTGAAACAAAACTTGCAGCAGGGATTTACCTTACTATCTGTGCATTAATTAGCCTAATATCTGTACTTCAAATTAAAGCCAAAGACAGAAAAGTTGATTGGTGAAATCGTTCAGTCGAAAGATAGCACTTCAATAGACTTTTCGATGTGTTTAGGGGCAGGAGCAGTGATAGTAATTTCTTTATTATTTGGTAATTTTAAAGATAAAGAATGCGAATGAAGGTGAATCTGATTTACTGCTCCATTAATAAAAGCTTTTTTACCACCATATTTACCATCACCAAGAATAGGGCAATTTATATGAGCTAAATGTGCACGTAACTGATGGGTTCTACCGGTAATTGGTTGTAATTTTAAATAAGCAACATTATGTTTTAACCTTGATATAATTGAAAAATACGTAGTGGCATTTTGAGGTGAGTCTTCATCAATAACCACTTTTTCTTGCCCTGAAACATATTTTTTTGCTAATGGATAGTCTATTGTTCCATTATCCTTGCTCGGTATACCAGAAGTTAATGCTAGGTAAGTTTTTTTTATCCTCCGTCCTTTAAATTCTTCCATAAGGTATCTGGCAACACTAGCATTGCGCGCGAATATGATCACTCCGCTTGTATCTTTATCGAGTCTATGGACAATTTTAAATACTTCCCCTTCTCTTATTTGGTCAAGCAAATCACTAATGCTAATTTTTACCTTTATACCGCCTTGAACAATTACTCCTGCGGGTTTGTTTATAGCTAATATATATTCGTCTTCATATAATATGTTCTCTCTTAGTAGATTTGCTAGCTTTTCATTATATTTACGATCAGAATTAGTGTTTTCAATATAATCTAAGTATCTTATCGTTATAGTTTGCCCAGAATTCACTCTATCGCTGGGTTTTGCCTTACAATTATCAACTTTGATTAATCCTTTCCTTAAAGACTTCTCAATTACAGATTGCTTCAGGTCTGGAAAAATTTTTCTGATATACCTATCGAGTCTAACGTTATTGTCTTCTACTAATATGGCTTTGTGGCATTCCATTATTTATAATAAACATCAAAAAATATCAATTATCGGTTAAATGAACTACATTTCTGAACAATAGTTACTCTACCTTCCGTATGACCACCTATCGTTACACTCATCTGTTTCTGTACTAGAATCTGAATTCATTTCAGTACTGAGCTTTCTTTTGCGATATGTCCATCTGCAAGGACTATGTGCTCTTCGTTCTTTTATTCCATCTATTTTAGCTGGACACACTTCAGTACTAGGCTTTGACTGCACATTTGCAATATCATTAACTAAAGGTGTTACTCTTTCTCTCAGAGCTCGTACTCTTTTTTCTGCTTTGTCTGAAAAATTACTTGCACCTTTACGTTCATCTAAATCTTTTACAGTTTCACCACAATTATCCTGCAACAAAAGATTTGTACAGGGTATTAAGGTCTTTATTGTTTTCAAATGTTTACCGTCAATAGCATAACCTAAAGGAATTATCCCTAGATTATCCTGTAGATTAACTGCTGCTTCATGGGAAATTAAGATCTCTGCTACTTTTTCATGGCCATTATTGGCAGCATAATGCAAAGGAGTTAATCCTGAATCACTAATTGCATTAACATCTACTCCAGATTCTAATAGATAACGTATGCTTTGTATATCACCATGTGCGGCAGCATAATGTAAACTGTAGGCTTGAATTAATTTCGAAAAATCATCACATACCTCCAATTGCTCTAGGAGAGGGCGTGCTACAAAAATATTACTTGGAGAAACAGCGAATAGTATTTTAAGTGGATCCTTTATATTCATATCTGCTCCATGGCCTATTAGAATATCTATTAATCCTCTATCGTTACGTATGAAAGCATAATCAAAAGCAGTCCATCCCCATCTATCTTTCCGATTAATATATGCTTTGTTGTGTTCTAATAAGAGCTCTACTTCTTCTAAAATTTTATTTATAGCAGTAACCCATGAAGGAGTACGTACATACAATCTATCCTTTAGATTGTCATATGCACCATTTTGTAATAGGACCTTGAATTCTTCTAGGAACTTTAATTTTGCTTTATTGTGTTTTAATAAGAGCTCTACTGCTTGCAAACTGCCACTTATAACAGCAATGTGTAAAGGAGTAAATCCACTTAATCTATCCTCTATATTATCATCTGCACCATTTTGTAATAGAATCTCTAATAGTGATGTATTATTATTTGTAGCAGCCAAATATAAAGGAGTCCGTCCAAATGCATCCGTCATATTAATATCTCCCCTAATATTTTTATCATTTTCTATTATGCACTCCACCATTTCTTTATCATTCTTCATAATAGCCAAATGTAAAACATTAACCTCACATGCTCCATTCTCCTTAACATCGGCTCCATTAAGCAGTAAGAACTTTGTTACTTCTTTATGCCTGTTTCTAACAGCTTCATACAAAGCAGTCAATTTTGCTACATTTTTCTGATTAACATTTGCCCTATTTTTTACTAAGATCTTTATTATTTCTATATTACCATTTGCAGCAGCAAGATGTAAAGCAGTCCATCCACACGAACCAAACTGATTAACACTTGCCCCTTTTTCTATTAGTTTGAGTACTATTTCTACATTGCCTTTTTCAGCAGCCCAATGTAAAGCAGTCCATTCAAAAAATGGACTTTTTGCGTTAATACTGATTCTTTTTACTTTAAGCAGAGCATCTACTACATTTTTTAGGCGAAGACTAATAGCTAAACTCAGTAATGTGTGTTGATCATGCGCACTACGTAGTATATTGTAATTTACTGTAAACCAATAATTTACATTAAACTCATTTTCTTCCCACTTTTTATACATATTTCTACTTTCTCTCTTCAGTACCTCTAGTGCCTTTAGTGTCTCTCGTGCGTCTAGCATCACTGGTACCTTTTCTGAGATCTTTAGTGCATCTAGCATATCCTCTAGCACCACTGCTTTTGATTCTCCTGATGTCTCTTTTACACCTAATCTTTTTAGCATTCTTTTTACCATCTTTTGTGCATTTGATATCCCTGTCTCCTTTAGTATCTTTTTTGCTTCTTCTGGTGTCTGTGGTACATTTACCACCTTTAGTCTCTTTTTTAATGGTTCTTGTGTCTCTTGTACTCTTGGAATCTTGCTTGATACTTCTAATCCATGCGATATCTCTTCTAACATTCTTGATGTTTCTGCTTGCCCTAGTATCTTTACTTCCTTTAATAGCTCTTTTATTCTTTCAATTACATTGTCTTTACTTAAATTTACCTCTTGATCAATTACACCTAATATTATGTTCCACTGTTCATATGTCATTACCATAGCTTTACCTCATACTATATTTTGATGCTATATATTATGGTACAATGGTCAACACATTTTTCCATAGCGTAACTTGAGAGTCTCAAAGACTGTTATCAACTTGCAGAAAACCAAGCTTGCCTGAAACCACTTAATTGATTATAATTATAAGTTTTAAGGCAGCAAAATGACAGCTTTTTTTCCTTTGTTTATTTTTTTGGTCTTATACCTTGGAAGTGGTATCTATTTTTCCTTCATCGGAATTGATAATCCGCTTCACCAAGTTTCACCGGTAATCTGCCTACTACCAGCGCTATTTTTTGCTATTGCACGCAATGCAAGTAAAATTCAACGTAACATCGATACTGTCATCGAGGGTATGGGTGATAAAAATACCCTTACTATGTGTTTAATTTTCCTATTTTCTGGAGCATTTTCTGTGGTGACTCAATCAATTGGTAGTGCAGATACCGTTGCTGATTTAATTCTCAACTTTCTTCCAGCAAGATTACTACTGCCTGGAGTATTTTTGGCTTCCGCTTTTATATCAACTGCAATTGGTACATCTATGGGAGTTGTTGTATTAATGGTACCAATAGCTGTTAACTTAGCAAAAAGTGGGGCTTTTGGTCTTGAAATCGGAGCTGCAACTGTAGTTGGGGGTGCCGTATTTGGTGATAACCTTTCAATGATATCTGACACTACTATTGCATCTGTTTCTTCACAGGGGGCTACGATAAAGGATAAACTTAAAGTAAATTCTAAAGTAGCATTTGTTGCCAGCATCATAACATTTGTCTATCTGGCAGTTACTGCAGATAGTACAGAGATTATTCCTACATCAAATTTAGATTATTTATCAGTAATAAAGATTATTCCTTATATTTCTTTAATAATCATGGGGTTATTTGAAGTTACTACTTTAGTAACAATAACTATAAATATAATTGTCGCTAGTGTATTAGGGATGACTTTTTTTGACTATACTATCATTCAACTCTCTCATGACATATATGACGGTTTCAAAAAAGTAAACGAGATAGTGATATTTGCTCTATTTATTGGCGGATTGAGTCATATAATGTACAAGCAGGGTCAAAAGGCATTACACAAACTTATCGATGAAAGCAATATCACAAAAACTAAAGCTGAATTTGTAATAGCGGGCATAGCATCTATGTTTACTGTTTTAGTTGCTAATAATACCATTGCTATTTTATTAAGTGGCGATATTGCAAGAAGGCTCGCGCAAAAGCATAATATTCCGTCATACCGTAGTGCATACTTGTTAGACATTTTTGCTTGCGTTACAAAAGGCATTTTGCCTTATGGTTCCCAGCTGCTGCTAGCAGGTAGCATTGCTTCTGTCTCACCTATTTCTTTGTTAACACAAGTGTATTACTGCTTTATTTTAGCAGCAGTTACAGTAGGTGAAATAATCATCAATGGCAGACGTTGCGCGGCTACAACTTAATGTACGAAGA is a window from the Wolbachia endosymbiont of Armadillidium arcangelii genome containing:
- a CDS encoding MFS transporter; translated protein: MNDIQKAVLSSIICNMIIWYEVTLFGVLTHIISNVFFPSESDYLSTIKFLGSFAIGFGFRPLGGFIFGYIGDKYGRRKILLTSVILTSISSTAIAIIPSFREIGIFSPILLLLCRIIQGMATGGETSINSAFLIEHSSDKKNLGFLGSMKAFSGALGSITCFVMIAICKKFTGENYEIWGWRLLFYFCFIMGIIGFLIRYIMEESLAYKIHGQNKSLSDSPFLELIRDYKKAFVLAIGLGVAQNAIVYSAIMFYNISVKELTFSGIDIKNVVRIVVEITFGTSAVLFAILSDKVGRKNVIIPTLVALACISLPALSLLSHNNHYIITLTFLLISVPIGASFGIYNSLACELFPTKVRCTGFSLAHNISAGIFGGLSPSICMWLIERTETKLAAGIYLTICALISLISVLQIKAKDRKVDW
- a CDS encoding RluA family pseudouridine synthase; amino-acid sequence: MECHKAILVEDNNVRLDRYIRKIFPDLKQSVIEKSLRKGLIKVDNCKAKPSDRVNSGQTITIRYLDYIENTNSDRKYNEKLANLLRENILYEDEYILAINKPAGVIVQGGIKVKISISDLLDQIREGEVFKIVHRLDKDTSGVIIFARNASVARYLMEEFKGRRIKKTYLALTSGIPSKDNGTIDYPLAKKYVSGQEKVVIDEDSPQNATTYFSIISRLKHNVAYLKLQPITGRTHQLRAHLAHINCPILGDGKYGGKKAFINGAVNQIHLHSHSLSLKLPNNKEITITAPAPKHIEKSIEVLSFD
- a CDS encoding ankyrin repeat domain-containing protein → MVMTYEQWNIILGVIDQEVNLSKDNVIERIKELLKEVKILGQAETSRMLEEISHGLEVSSKIPRVQETQEPLKKRLKVVNVPQTPEEAKKILKETGISNAQKMVKRMLKRLGVKETSGESKAVVLEDMLDALKISEKVPVMLDARETLKALEVLKRESRNMYKKWEENEFNVNYWFTVNYNILRSAHDQHTLLSLAISLRLKNVVDALLKVKRISINAKSPFFEWTALHWAAEKGNVEIVLKLIEKGASVNQFGSCGWTALHLAAANGNIEIIKILVKNRANVNQKNVAKLTALYEAVRNRHKEVTKFLLLNGADVKENGACEVNVLHLAIMKNDKEMVECIIENDKNIRGDINMTDAFGRTPLYLAATNNNTSLLEILLQNGADDNIEDRLSGFTPLHIAVISGSLQAVELLLKHNKAKLKFLEEFKVLLQNGAYDNLKDRLYVRTPSWVTAINKILEEVELLLEHNKAYINRKDRWGWTAFDYAFIRNDRGLIDILIGHGADMNIKDPLKILFAVSPSNIFVARPLLEQLEVCDDFSKLIQAYSLHYAAAHGDIQSIRYLLESGVDVNAISDSGLTPLHYAANNGHEKVAEILISHEAAVNLQDNLGIIPLGYAIDGKHLKTIKTLIPCTNLLLQDNCGETVKDLDERKGASNFSDKAEKRVRALRERVTPLVNDIANVQSKPSTEVCPAKIDGIKERRAHSPCRWTYRKRKLSTEMNSDSSTETDECNDRWSYGR
- a CDS encoding Na+/H+ antiporter NhaC family protein; this encodes MTAFFPLFIFLVLYLGSGIYFSFIGIDNPLHQVSPVICLLPALFFAIARNASKIQRNIDTVIEGMGDKNTLTMCLIFLFSGAFSVVTQSIGSADTVADLILNFLPARLLLPGVFLASAFISTAIGTSMGVVVLMVPIAVNLAKSGAFGLEIGAATVVGGAVFGDNLSMISDTTIASVSSQGATIKDKLKVNSKVAFVASIITFVYLAVTADSTEIIPTSNLDYLSVIKIIPYISLIIMGLFEVTTLVTITINIIVASVLGMTFFDYTIIQLSHDIYDGFKKVNEIVIFALFIGGLSHIMYKQGQKALHKLIDESNITKTKAEFVIAGIASMFTVLVANNTIAILLSGDIARRLAQKHNIPSYRSAYLLDIFACVTKGILPYGSQLLLAGSIASVSPISLLTQVYYCFILAAVTVGEIIINGRRCAATT